In one Apteryx mantelli isolate bAptMan1 chromosome 9, bAptMan1.hap1, whole genome shotgun sequence genomic region, the following are encoded:
- the ESPNL gene encoding espin-like protein: MTAKAMEQGIVETSCKHTKDQKASGSGQHGFRMGKSDLSILIAFRDGMPGFLDKGRAAGRRMSPPQQQQQQQHARRPPAAPREGAIPARPPAAMTKSCGMMKPSESSKSLLAELKIRRPAQRARIPAPFTDPAGTPEPAAPQHRSVRSPRPDPADVDALVPTHDEHGRPIPEWKRQVMVRRLRARLAADDAAGGEVGPQGLGAWCFSPARDAMLGPFGELLTEADLAQLEWQVESLRLRRRGEEYQGELERLAQELRALLPSPLLSITVQSPPPAPGQPLPLWCGRLAGVVSSLALLLANAEGARAAAPPPPAAPAPARPRAPAGGTAQWEIRQCGVSVRSLRGAFEAPAPGPASGSLVAAGRRGNRGAGPSREAPSGFREPAGGESESGGTEVASDSGISCEEGFSDASGSPVPVPVPESASLRKERIVMLFLSHWKRSAESPSLRAAARKTLESQRAQREGARGPKADEASAEKTPGETTKVGHLVHQRNAIQQLIGSWKDVTSHGPAQRRPPGQRGTYSPEQFLPHINGVPADYDSLTLDLFMLGYFRILEQDLSPEERRGRHLLCFEVFDHLGRHSWDTVRAFHRAVTDEIDAGRRGWKDSFEDIKARYFGSTKGSVCWLGSGRGAAGSPRQPAASTPAQSPPPRHHPGCGAAFAGVSNEEICRYIDRSFAFWKEKEAEIFSFEE, from the exons ATGACTGCGAAGGCGATGGAGCAAGGCATCGTGGAGACCAGCTGCAAACATACAAAGGACCAGAAGGCGTCTGGGAGTGGTCAGCATGGGTTTAGGATGGGGAAATCAGACCTGAGCATCCTCATAGCCTTCCGCGATGGGATGCCTGGCTTCttggacaaggggagagca GCTGGCCGGCGAATGAGtccgccgcagcagcagcagcagcagcagcacgcaaggcgcccgcccgccgccccgcgagaAGGGGCCATCCCCGCACGGCCGCCTGCAGCCA TGACCAAGTCTTGCGGGATGATGAAGCCCAGCGAGTCCAGCAAATCGCTCCTGGCAGAGCTGAAGATCAGGAGACCCGCGCAGCGAGCCAGGATCCCGGCGCCCTTCACAGACCCC gctgGGACGCCGGAGCCGGCAGCACCCCAGCACAGGAGCGTGCGCTCGCCCCGGCCGGACCCGGCGGACGTGGACGCCCTCGTGCCCACGCACGATGAGCACGGCCGCCCGATCCCCGAGTGGAAGCGGCAGGTGATGGTGCGGCGGCTGCGGGCCCGCCTGGCGGCCGACGACGCCGCGGGAGGCGAGGTAGG GCCGCAGGGCCTGGGCGCGTGGTGCTTTTCGCCGGCCCGCGACGCCATGCTGGGCCCCTTCGGGGAGCTGCTCACCGAGGCGGACCTGGCGCAGCTGGAGTGGCAGGTGGAGAGCCTGCGCCTGCGGCGCCGCGGCGAGGAGTACCAGGGCGAGCTGGAGCGGCTGGCGCAGGAGctgcgcgccctgctgccctccccgCTGCTCAGCATCACCGTGCagagcccgccgccggcgccgggccaGCCGCTGCCCCTGTGGTGCGGCCGCCTGGCCGGCGTGGTGAgcagcctggccctgctgctggccaacgCCGAgggcgcccgggccgcggcgcccccgccgcccgccgcccccgcgcccgcccggccccgcgcccccgccggcgGCACGGCCCAGTGGGAGATCCGGCAGTGCGGCGTCTCCGTCCGCAGCCTCCGCGGCGCCTTcgaggccccggcgcccggcccggcctcggggAGCCTGGTGGCGGCAGGGCGGCGCGGGAACAGGGGTGCGGGACCGTCTCGGGAGGCACCGAGCGGCTTCAGAGAGCCGGCCGGAGGGGAAAGCGAGTCCGGCGGCACGGAGGTGGCCAGCGACTCGGGGATCAGCTGCGAAGAAGGGTTTTCCGACGCCAGTGGGtcgccggtgccggtgccagtGCCGGAGTCAGCGAGCCTCAGGAAGGAGAGGATCGTGATGCTCTTCCTGAGCCACTGGAAGCGATCTGCTGAGAGCCCGTCCCTGCGCGCCGCGGCCAGGAAAACGCTGGAGTCCCAGCGGGCCCAGAGGGAGGGTGCCAGGGGCCCCAAAGCGGATGAGGCATCCGCAGAGAAAACGCCGGGGGAGACGACCAAAGTAGGCCACTTGGTCCACCAGAGGAATGCCATCCAGCAGCTCATCGGCAGCTGGAAGGACGTCACCTCCCACGGCCCCGCGCAACGGCGGCCCCCCGGCCAGCGTGGCACTTACTCCCCGGAGCAGTTCCTGCCCCACATCAACGGCGTGCCGGCCGACTACGACAGCCTCACGCTGGACCTCTTCATGCTGGGCTATTTCCGCATCCTGGAGCAGGACCTTTCCCCGGAAGAGCGCCGGGGCCGGCACCTGCTCTGCTTCGAGGTGTTCGACCACCTGGGCCGGCACAGCTGGGACACGGTGCGTGCCTTCCACCGGGCCGTGACGGATGAGATTGATGCCGGCCGGCGAGGCTGGAAAGACAGCTTTGAAGATATCAAGGCGAGGTATTTTGGCAGCACCAAGGGCTCCGTGTGCTGGCTGGGGtcgggccggggcgctgcgggaAGCCCTCGGCAGCCCGCAGCCAGCACGCCAGCACAGAGCCCACCGCCCCGGCATcacccgggctgcggggccgcttTCGCCGGTGTCAGCAACGAGGAGATCTGCAGGTACATCGACCGCAGCTTCGCCTTctggaaggagaaggaagcagagatctTCAGCTTCGAGGAGTGA